GATAAACCACGTTTCTATAATGATGGTGGTACGATTTACTATGAAAACGCAATAGACGATAAAGATTTAGAGATCTTCAAGAGTTTGGGATATGCTGTGAAAGAAAAGCGTAACGATCCAAATTTTGGTAGTGTGCAAGGCGCTGTGTATGATAAGAAAAACAAAAAAGTAGACGTCGGATCTGACGTTGGTAACAGATAAGGCAATATCATTAAAAGACGTGAGGCAAAGGCCTCACGTCTTTTTAATGTTAACTATTTTCTCCATTACGAACACGGTCAATAATATTTTGAATTTGTCGTTGTATTTCATCATCATTTTCTACAAAATAAGCGACCGGACCTTCTTTGATAGAAACCCATGGTACGAGTACATCAAAGTCTAAGGATTTGATCAATTCAAGGCTTTGAATCGAGCTTTCTATATCACTGGAACCTAATATAACAGTACGCCATGTGTCACCTTCAAAACATAGGAAGTCGCCAGTAAATAAATAACGATGCTCACCGTTATCCCATAGAAACATCGTCGTGCCAGGGGTGTGTCCTGGTGTAGGAATCACTTCTAAATCGTCATATAACATTTGGCGTTCATTAAAATAATCGTGAATTGTTATTGAACTTGTGAGGGCCTTAGCATCATCTTGGTGTATGACATATGGTATATCAAGTTGATTAGGACCACCTAAAGATTCATGATCATGATTCATTAAAACTTTAGCAGCACCTCCCAATTTTTTTATGTCTGGTTGTACGTCTTTTAAATGACCAGAGTGATAGATGATGATATTTTCACCATTACGTTCTAAAATAAATGATTTGAATTCAAAACGAGGATCAAACGGTAATTGAGTTGTTGGTGTCGCATAAAGGCCTTGGGCAATTTGATGTAATTGAGAATAAGATTGTGATTGATTATCTTTATATTGATTGGTCATCATGTTTCATTCCTTTAAGTATTTAATATTTACAACACTACCCTGTAAATATAGAAATAATCATAAAAAGGATAAAATAGACAGTATGAAAGGTGTATATTAAGATAGTGATGAGTAATGAAATAAGGTAGTAATAAGACCGACATATGTTGATGAATATCATAATGGACAAATGATTATAGATAAAGGAAGTGTGCCATTTGAAAGAAGTCGTATTAGGTATCGATTTAGGAACAAGTTCAATCAAAGTAATAGCTGTTAATCAACAAGGGGACGTTATTGAATCTAAGAATGCATCATTATCATTAATCCAAGAGCAAAGTGGATATAGTGAGCAAGATCCTGAAGATTGGTTCCAAGCCACTAAAAAAGCAATTATAGCATTAATGTCATCGTCTAAAATGAAAGATTATGACGTCAAAGGTATGTCAATTTCAGGACAAATGCATGGTTTAGTCATTGTTGATAAAGATGGACATGTCTTGCGTAATGCAATTCTGTGGAATGACACTAGAAACTCTGAACAATGTCGACAAATCATCGATAAATTCGGTCATAGAGTTAATGAAAATCCAGTTTTAGAAGGGTTTACTTTACCTAAAATGCTTTGGGTACAACAACATGAGCCTAACATATGGAAAAATGTAGATTACTTTATGTTACCGAAAGATTATTTGCGTTATCGTCTTACAGGTAACATACACATGGAATATAGTGATGCAGCAAGTACATTATTATTGAGTCCAAAGACAAATCAATGGACTAAAGATTTGGGAGATACATTTGAAATGGGGGATATTTATCCGTCACTTGTCGCTTCACATGCTTTTACAGGAAACATTTTGCCTTCGATTGCTGAGGAGCTTGGGTTAAATGAAGATGTAGCCACATTTGCAGGTGGTGGTGATAATGCTTGTGGAGCAATAGGAGCCGGTGTGATACATGATAAAGAGACTTTATGTAGTATTGGAACATCAGGTGTGATATTAAATGTCGAACATCAAAGTGTGACAGAATATGATGATAACCTCCATTTCTTTAATCATGCGATACCAGAAACATACTATGCGATGGGTGTAACTTTAGCAGCTGGATATAGTTTAAATTGGTTAAAAAACACCTTTTTCGAAGAAGAAAGCTTTGACCAGCTAATACAGTGGGCAGGACAATCCACGATAGGCGCGAATGGTTTACTATTTGCACCGTACTTAGCCGGTGAGCGTACACCTCACGGAGATGCATTGATTCGAGGTAGTTTTATAGGGATAAGTGGGCAACATACGAAAGCTGATTTCGTTAGAGCAGTGATTGAAGGTATTACGTATTCATTATATGATTCTATACAACTGATTCGACAAGCAGGCAATGAGATCAATACCGTCATTTCTATTGGTGGCGGTGCGAAAAGTGATTTTTGGTTGCAATTACAAGCAGATGTTTTTAATACATCAGTTAAGAAACTAAAACATGAAGAAGGTCCTAGTATGGGCGCAGCTATCATTGCTGCATACGGTCTAGGTTGGTATCAATCATTTGAAGATTGCGTTAATGATTTTATTAAAGTAGAAAATATATTTAAACCTAATATGGATAAGCATAAACAATACGAATATTATCATAATATTTATAAAGACATTTACACACATACTAAAGATATTACGGCTAAACTTATTAAATAAATGTGAAGTAGATTGGAACAAATAGAAGGCTTCCAATCTACTATTTTTTTATACTAAAGGAGCATGTTGTCTAATTATTAGAAAAATCTGAAATTTTATTTTGACAAAATTAATTTAAAATCGTTTAATATACATATAAAAATACTTCGTTTTATTTTAAAACTACATTATTCCTCGAAAATCGTATCAATCAACTTAAATAGACTCCTTTTTATCACTTACAAACTCAGTATTATAACTGCTTTTACACCACTCAATTTTTAACTCAGTAACAATTTTCTATCCACATTAAAAAATTATTCTTTCTGCTCAAGCTATTTAATAAACATTCACATCTTTAAATTTAAATCTAAAATTTTTAAATACCATTCCAACAACCACTATCCTTAAACTTCTACAAAAGGATCCTTAATTTGCCAGAGAGGAGCATCCGAATATGACATATGATATAAATAGGGGAAGAGGACCTCCATATGATGACAATCTTGAAATAGTTAAGGGATTACAGTAATTGAATAAACTCAAAAACATTAAAGTATATAGATGTAGAAACTCACTAAAATAATTAACATTCATATTTATGGGTTTCTTACACAAATTTATAGTAAGAAACCCTAAAAAATTGTGAGCGATTTGTTACAAAATGAGTGTATAAGCGTTAGAATAGATAGGTCGTCAAAATGTTTGAGAGAATATAGTTAAAAAGAGTAAGTTTACATTTTAGGAATTTTTCATGTAGAATACAACGAAAAAGGGAAATTACTTATAAAATGTATATTTGCATTTTAAATATGAATAATACAATTAATTCGTGAAACATTTCACAATTTAGTCTTATTTAAATCTTTTTAATTATTGAAATCGCTTTCTTAAGGGTGTACGATAACTATGGCCTAAAAATAAAAAAGTGAGGTTTTGGGGAAATGAATATTATCTTAGGAGTGGGTACACTTGTACTAGTACTTATCATCATGACGCTATTCTTAAAATTTGCACCTTACGGTAAACAAGGATTACAAGCTTTATCGGGGGCTGCTTGTGCAACGTTTTTACCTCAAGCGTTTTTAAGTTATGCAATTGGTGGCGTATTCCACATCAAATTTTTACAAGAAATCGGTGATTTAGCAGGTAGTTTAAGTGGTATAGCAGTAGGGATACTTACTTGTTTAAACTTAGGCGTATCTCCAGTGTTTGCAGTTATCGTTGGTTTAGTACTACATGATTTTAAACTATTACCAGCATTTATTGCAGCGTATATTGTAGCTTTTGGAATTAAATTAATAGAGAAAAAAGTTCCAGAAGGACTAGATTTAATTGTTGTTATTTTATTGGCTCCAGCAATTACATTTGGTTTAGCAAGCGTGATTACACCAGGAGTTATGGCGACACTTAAACAAATTGGTAGTGCGGTTACTTCAGTTGGCGACAATAACCCTTATGCACTAGCAATCATCTTAGGACTAGTTATACCAGTAACAGGTATGACACCATTAAGTTCAATGGTATTAACAAGCTTATTAGGTTTAACAGGAGTACCAATGGCAATCGGTGCAATGACATGTATGGGAAGTTCATTCGTCAATTATGTCTTATTTAGTCGATTACACATTGGTGGTAAATCTAAAGCATTTGCAGTAGGTATCGAACCATTAACACAAATTGATTTAATTGCTCAATATCCAGTACAACTATATGGAACGAATGCATTAATTGGAATGGTAAATGCTTGTATCGTAACATTTATGGGCGTAGTGATCGGCGTAAAAGGTATGGCCACACCAATTGCCGGCGCGATTGTCTTATTCGGATTTAATGAACCAATGAAAGCAATTATTACAATTGTCATTGTTGCTATTGTAAGTATCATATTGGCATTCATCATGAGTACAATTATCAAGAAATTTAACTTAATGAACTTAAGTTTAAATGTACCGAGCAGAAAGAACCAAGTTAAGGAGAGTGTTTAATGATGGCTAAAAGCTATGATTATCAAAGTGCATTCGATATTATTGGTCCAGTAATGATGGGACCGTCAAGTTCTCATACAGCTGGAGCAGTAAAAATCGGTAACTCAGCAAGAGCTGTTTTAGGTGATGTGCCTAAAAGTTTAGAAATTCGTTATTATGAATCATTTGCTAAAACACATCAAGGACACGGAACAGACGTCGCTGTAGTTGGTGGTGCAATGGGCTACAGTACATTTGATAACAGAATTAAATCAGCATTAGACATCGCTAAAGACGAAGGCATCGCTGTTGAAATTATTGAAGATGAAGGTGAAAGTATTGGACAACATCCAAACTGTGCCTACATTAAAGCTGATGATGCAAATGGACGTCATATCGAAGTCATTGGTATTTCAATTGGTGGCGGAACAATCAAACTAAAAGGTATCCATGTGAATGGACTGGAAGTAGAAATGAACCATGGTTTACCTATTTTAGAAGTCGATGGTCCAGCCGATAAAGCACAAATCAACCATTTGATTAATGACTTAAACGATATGGAAATTGAATATAAAGATGAATTAACACAATTTAATGATGATAAAAGTTTAGTGGTTCTACCATTAAATAAATCAATCAAAGAATCAGCATTAGACAAAATTAGAGAAAAATACAGTGATTTTAACGTTTCCTATATTAATTAAGGGGGATTCAAGATGTTTGATTCAATTAGAGAAACAATAGATTATGCAGTAGAAAAAGATATGGCATTTGCAGATATCATGATCCAAGAAGAAATGGAACTTAAAGGTCTTACACGTGATGAAGTACGTGCCAACATGAAACAAAACTTAGATGTTATGAGAGATGCTGTTGTTAAAGGTACTACGGGCGAAGGTGTAGAAAGTGTAACTGGCTATACAGGACATGACGCAGCAAAACTTCGTGACTATAATGAAAATAATCATGCGCTATCGGGACATGAAATGATTGAAGCGGTTAAAGGTGCAGTTGCTACAAATGAAGTTAACGCAGCAATGGGTATTATTTGTGCCACTCCAACAGCTGGTTCCTCAGGTACGATCCCAGGCGTATTATTCAAATTAGAAAAAACACATGACATTACAGAAGATCAAATGATTGATTTCTTATTCACAGCAGCATTATTCGGAAGAGTCGTAGCCAATAATGCAAGTGTGGCTGGTGCAACAGGTGGTTGCCAAGCTGAGGTTGGTTCAGCATCAGCAATGGCAGCAGCTGCAGCAGTATCCATCTTCGGTGGATCTCCGGAAGCTTCAGGTCACGCTATGGCTTTAGCAATTAGTAACTTACTAGGTCTAGTATGTGACCCAGTTGCAGGTTTAGTTGAAATTCCATGTGTTATGCGTAATGCAATTGGATCAGGCAATGCATTAATTTCAGCAGACCTTGCATTAGCGGGTGTAGAAAGTAGAATTCCTGTTGATGAAGTTATCAGTGCTATGGATAAAATCGGTAGAAACTTACCAGCATCATTACGTGAAACTGGTTTAGGTGGTCTAGCAGGTACACCAACTGGTGAAGAAATTAAACGTAAAATCTTTGGTGAAGCCGAAGATATGGTGAAAAATAAATAATATTGTGTATGATTAAAAGCACTTAAGAGTATAAGCTCTTGAGTGCTTTTTTTCATATAATAGAGTTAATGAGCAGGAAAGTAATAAATTTATTTTTCTAAAAATTAAAAAAATTCATTGCAAAAGTTCAGCCCTATCACTAAAATAATTTAAAAGGGGCTGATGCAATGCTAAGATTAACATTAATTTTTATAGCATTCATCATTAACACAACGATAACGTATTTGTGGACGACAGAGGGAACTTGGGTGAATTTATTATTCAAATCATTATCGCTAAGTATGATCATTGTGTTCATGTTTTACTATATTCGTTTTGTTATTGAAAACAGAGGTAATCAATGAGATTAAGTCATGGAAGTCAATTCCTACTTAATCTCTTTTTATATTGTATAAATCGAGTTGATAAAAAGTAAGATCGAGCCATTGGTCAAATTTGTACCCAGCATATTTGATTGTGCCAGAGTGACTGAAGCCAAATTTTTCATGCAATTTAATACTGCCTGTATTAGATGCATCTATACCTGCTATCAATGTACGAAAGTTATTATCTTTAGCTTCTTCAATCAGTTTAATTAATAATTGTGACGCAATACCAAGATGCCTATATTTAGGATGGACATAAATTGAATGTTCGATGGTATATAAATAAGCTGGCCAATCTCTAAACTGACCATATGTCGCAAATCCCTGAACGATATCATCTTTTTCAAATACAAAAATAGGGTCACCATTTTGTTGTTTATGATTAAACCATGCTTGCCTTTCTTCAATATTAGTTGGCTGATACGTATATACTGCAGTCGTATTGATAATAGCATCATTATAGATGTCTAGAATAGAAGTTAAATATGATTGTTGTGCTTGTCTTATCATGTGCTTCACCTCACTCATTATTAGATACTAATTTATAACTAAAAACAAGACATACATAATGATAACCTAATCATTATCTTTAATGGATTTTACATCATTCAATGAATTCAATACTTTATTCAAAGATTATGTAATATGAATATTTAATGATATACTGATATCAAAATATAGAAATAGCTAAATCTGAAATGATATTCATTGTATTTAACTAAAGGAGTAACATATATGAAGAAATGGACCAATCGATTACTGACTATAGTTGGTGTTGTATTAATATTAGTAGCAATTTACTTATTTGCTAAACCACATATAGATAATTATCTACATGAGAAGGATAATAACGATAAAATCGAAAATT
The DNA window shown above is from Staphylococcus sp. M0911 and carries:
- a CDS encoding GNAT family N-acetyltransferase; translated protein: MIRQAQQSYLTSILDIYNDAIINTTAVYTYQPTNIEERQAWFNHKQQNGDPIFVFEKDDIVQGFATYGQFRDWPAYLYTIEHSIYVHPKYRHLGIASQLLIKLIEEAKDNNFRTLIAGIDASNTGSIKLHEKFGFSHSGTIKYAGYKFDQWLDLTFYQLDLYNIKRD
- the sdaAA gene encoding L-serine ammonia-lyase, iron-sulfur-dependent, subunit alpha, whose product is MFDSIRETIDYAVEKDMAFADIMIQEEMELKGLTRDEVRANMKQNLDVMRDAVVKGTTGEGVESVTGYTGHDAAKLRDYNENNHALSGHEMIEAVKGAVATNEVNAAMGIICATPTAGSSGTIPGVLFKLEKTHDITEDQMIDFLFTAALFGRVVANNASVAGATGGCQAEVGSASAMAAAAAVSIFGGSPEASGHAMALAISNLLGLVCDPVAGLVEIPCVMRNAIGSGNALISADLALAGVESRIPVDEVISAMDKIGRNLPASLRETGLGGLAGTPTGEEIKRKIFGEAEDMVKNK
- a CDS encoding MBL fold metallo-hydrolase — protein: MTNQYKDNQSQSYSQLHQIAQGLYATPTTQLPFDPRFEFKSFILERNGENIIIYHSGHLKDVQPDIKKLGGAAKVLMNHDHESLGGPNQLDIPYVIHQDDAKALTSSITIHDYFNERQMLYDDLEVIPTPGHTPGTTMFLWDNGEHRYLFTGDFLCFEGDTWRTVILGSSDIESSIQSLELIKSLDFDVLVPWVSIKEGPVAYFVENDDEIQRQIQNIIDRVRNGENS
- the xylB gene encoding xylulokinase, with translation MKEVVLGIDLGTSSIKVIAVNQQGDVIESKNASLSLIQEQSGYSEQDPEDWFQATKKAIIALMSSSKMKDYDVKGMSISGQMHGLVIVDKDGHVLRNAILWNDTRNSEQCRQIIDKFGHRVNENPVLEGFTLPKMLWVQQHEPNIWKNVDYFMLPKDYLRYRLTGNIHMEYSDAASTLLLSPKTNQWTKDLGDTFEMGDIYPSLVASHAFTGNILPSIAEELGLNEDVATFAGGGDNACGAIGAGVIHDKETLCSIGTSGVILNVEHQSVTEYDDNLHFFNHAIPETYYAMGVTLAAGYSLNWLKNTFFEEESFDQLIQWAGQSTIGANGLLFAPYLAGERTPHGDALIRGSFIGISGQHTKADFVRAVIEGITYSLYDSIQLIRQAGNEINTVISIGGGAKSDFWLQLQADVFNTSVKKLKHEEGPSMGAAIIAAYGLGWYQSFEDCVNDFIKVENIFKPNMDKHKQYEYYHNIYKDIYTHTKDITAKLIK
- the sdaAB gene encoding L-serine ammonia-lyase, iron-sulfur-dependent subunit beta, with the protein product MAKSYDYQSAFDIIGPVMMGPSSSHTAGAVKIGNSARAVLGDVPKSLEIRYYESFAKTHQGHGTDVAVVGGAMGYSTFDNRIKSALDIAKDEGIAVEIIEDEGESIGQHPNCAYIKADDANGRHIEVIGISIGGGTIKLKGIHVNGLEVEMNHGLPILEVDGPADKAQINHLINDLNDMEIEYKDELTQFNDDKSLVVLPLNKSIKESALDKIREKYSDFNVSYIN
- a CDS encoding PTS sugar transporter subunit IIC — encoded protein: MNIILGVGTLVLVLIIMTLFLKFAPYGKQGLQALSGAACATFLPQAFLSYAIGGVFHIKFLQEIGDLAGSLSGIAVGILTCLNLGVSPVFAVIVGLVLHDFKLLPAFIAAYIVAFGIKLIEKKVPEGLDLIVVILLAPAITFGLASVITPGVMATLKQIGSAVTSVGDNNPYALAIILGLVIPVTGMTPLSSMVLTSLLGLTGVPMAIGAMTCMGSSFVNYVLFSRLHIGGKSKAFAVGIEPLTQIDLIAQYPVQLYGTNALIGMVNACIVTFMGVVIGVKGMATPIAGAIVLFGFNEPMKAIITIVIVAIVSIILAFIMSTIIKKFNLMNLSLNVPSRKNQVKESV